The bacterium nucleotide sequence GAGGAGCAGGATGCCGAGGAAGAGCATCATCTCGACGAACCCGAACAACCCCAGCGGCACGAAGTTGACCGCCCAGGGAAGCAGGAACACGACCTCGACGTCGAAGATCACCAGCAGCATCGCGAAGAGGTAGAACCGGGTGCGCAGCGGGAGGCGCGCGTCGCCGATGGGGAGGTTGCCGCACTCGTACGGCAGCGCCTTGACGGGATCCGGCCGCGAGGGACGCACGAGCCCGCCGAGCACGAGGGTGAACGCGCCGATGCCGCTGGCGATGAGGACTGTCAGGAGGATCGGCAAG carries:
- the ndhC gene encoding NADH-quinone oxidoreductase subunit A, coding for MEQGTAAPVIGYLPILLTVLIASGIGAFTLVLGGLVRPSRPDPVKALPYECGNLPIGDARLPLRTRFYLFAMLLVIFDVEVVFLLPWAVNFVPLGLFGFVEMMLFLGILLLGYAYLWRNGGLQWD